In a genomic window of Nitrospirota bacterium:
- a CDS encoding Ppx/GppA family phosphatase produces the protein MTGPSRRMRLAGIDIGTLTCRLLIADLLPDGRLKEVRSDRRILRLGEAVDQTRQLNAAAMERVLQCLREWREIIEASSVDAVAVVATSAARDATNRDEFLDRVKREAGFEVEVLTGDEEARRTLLGIRSGLPAGVTDLLALDIGGGSTEFILSRSGLSPVVRSIDIGVVRLSERVLHHDPPTGEEICQAREWVARETKSAVAVMGNFQTATFVGTAGTITSLAAMAQKLPSYEPARIQKYQLQLSTIQELEQTLLSRTKADRAGLPGLEKCREDVIAAGAIVIHTVMETLGMSAVLVSDLGLREGVLIELAKRSR, from the coding sequence ATGACCGGCCCGTCGCGAAGGATGCGTCTCGCCGGGATTGATATCGGCACCCTCACCTGCCGGTTGCTGATTGCCGATCTATTGCCTGACGGACGGCTCAAGGAAGTACGATCTGATCGGCGAATCCTTCGCCTGGGCGAGGCTGTTGATCAGACCAGGCAGTTGAACGCTGCCGCGATGGAACGGGTGCTGCAGTGCCTCAGGGAATGGCGCGAGATCATCGAGGCTTCTTCTGTCGATGCTGTGGCGGTTGTCGCGACGAGTGCGGCGCGGGACGCAACAAACCGTGATGAATTTCTCGATCGGGTAAAGCGCGAAGCGGGCTTCGAGGTCGAGGTTCTCACAGGTGACGAAGAAGCACGTCGAACGTTGCTTGGTATTCGTTCTGGTCTTCCTGCCGGCGTGACTGACCTGCTGGCGCTCGATATCGGCGGCGGCAGCACCGAATTCATCCTGAGTCGATCTGGCCTGAGTCCGGTCGTGCGATCCATAGACATCGGGGTCGTGCGTCTTTCCGAACGGGTTCTGCACCACGATCCTCCGACCGGTGAAGAAATCTGCCAGGCGCGTGAGTGGGTCGCGAGAGAAACCAAATCAGCAGTCGCCGTCATGGGTAACTTTCAGACTGCAACCTTCGTCGGCACAGCGGGCACTATCACCAGCCTGGCAGCCATGGCCCAAAAACTCCCTTCCTATGAGCCGGCCAGAATCCAGAAATATCAGTTGCAACTCAGCACGATTCAAGAACTCGAACAGACGCTATTGAGCCGAACAAAAGCCGACCGTGCCGGCCTGCCAGGCCTAGAAAAATGCCGAGAAGACGTGATTGCCGCCGGCGCGATCGTCATTCATACTGTGATGGAGACGTTGGGGATGTCGGCGGTCCTTGTGAGCGATCTAGGATTGCGAGAAGGAGTGCTGATCGAGCTGGCGAAACGGTCACGATGA
- a CDS encoding DsbA family protein — protein sequence MIQHRRFISVILFLALACALPGPAGWAETGTSDLGAVRQDVDVLKADMEAIKKQLEEIQKQLTQRPAPPVQIDRGPVMMSVGYGPALGREDAPVTIVEFSDYQCPFCRKHFIGTFAALKASYIDTGKVRYFFRDFPIDSIHPYARKAAEAAHCAGDQGKFWEMHDVMFTNQGALKPDNLRDFARTMQLELDAFNACLDGGKYATSVGTDVTAGSAAGVTGTPGFFIGKSRKDGMISATAMKGALPASVFSQVIDRLLDEKEK from the coding sequence ATGATACAGCATCGGCGATTCATCTCCGTGATTCTCTTTCTTGCCTTGGCCTGCGCCTTGCCGGGCCCCGCCGGGTGGGCTGAAACCGGAACGAGCGACCTCGGCGCCGTGCGGCAGGACGTCGATGTGCTCAAGGCGGACATGGAAGCGATCAAGAAACAACTAGAGGAGATTCAGAAGCAGCTCACCCAGCGCCCTGCCCCGCCTGTCCAGATAGACCGAGGGCCTGTGATGATGAGCGTGGGCTACGGTCCGGCGCTCGGGAGGGAGGATGCGCCGGTCACCATCGTGGAGTTCTCCGACTACCAGTGCCCCTTCTGCCGCAAACATTTCATTGGCACCTTTGCGGCGCTGAAGGCGAGTTATATCGATACGGGCAAGGTGCGGTATTTCTTCCGGGATTTTCCAATTGATTCGATCCACCCCTACGCCCGCAAGGCAGCGGAAGCTGCGCACTGTGCGGGAGATCAGGGGAAATTCTGGGAGATGCATGATGTCATGTTCACGAACCAGGGCGCGTTAAAGCCCGATAACCTGCGGGATTTTGCGCGGACGATGCAGCTGGAACTCGATGCGTTCAATGCCTGCCTCGATGGTGGCAAGTATGCAACATCAGTCGGGACGGACGTGACAGCCGGCTCTGCGGCTGGTGTGACCGGCACGCCCGGCTTCTTCATCGGCAAGTCCAGGAAGGATGGTATGATTTCGGCGACTGCCATGAAGGGCGCCCTACCGGCCTCGGTCTTTAGCCAGGTGATTGACCGCCTGCTCGATGAAAAGGAAAAGTAA